A stretch of the Duncaniella dubosii genome encodes the following:
- a CDS encoding MFS transporter yields MKVNTGKGSISLMTLIAIWSISLTVNLPGLAITPMLGNLDKIFPHTSELEIQLLTVLPNLFIIPFVLLSGKLSLSKSKIKIVVVALAIYLASGILYFFAKSMVDLIVISCLLGIGCGLLIPLAAGLLADTFVGKYRMRQLGIKSGLSNIALVIATYIVGWLNHGNWRLPFLVYLIPAIPLVLSVFLRGIPKADLYPASVTPSPDVKATAKVASKASVAGVPAKAIHAKVPAYVNDEENGKPCLVKDGFIISRVWSLITVYFFVCYATVIVSYYTPFLMQSDGMSDSDVGSVTAIFFLAVFLPGFILPYVVKMLRQTTLIACSIVMAGGIILMVAGHNFGVMCVAAVLVGFGYGVFQPLIYDKATQIVTDPAKSTLALAIVLAANYVSVSVTPFIVDGLRDIFDPHHLNNAFPFILNSVLLGIFTFIVIIFRKSFVFRIDRSYY; encoded by the coding sequence ATGAAAGTAAACACCGGAAAGGGCTCTATCTCCCTTATGACCCTGATTGCCATATGGTCAATCTCTCTGACTGTCAATCTGCCCGGGCTTGCCATCACACCTATGTTAGGCAATCTGGACAAGATATTCCCTCACACGTCTGAACTGGAGATTCAGCTCCTGACCGTGTTGCCTAACCTTTTCATAATCCCGTTTGTATTGCTTTCGGGGAAGCTGTCGCTGTCGAAAAGCAAAATTAAAATAGTAGTGGTGGCACTCGCCATCTATCTGGCGAGTGGCATCCTCTATTTCTTTGCCAAAAGCATGGTCGACCTGATTGTCATAAGCTGTCTGCTTGGCATCGGGTGCGGTTTGCTGATACCGCTTGCCGCAGGTCTTCTGGCTGATACATTTGTCGGGAAGTACCGTATGAGGCAGCTTGGAATCAAGTCCGGTCTCTCGAATATCGCTCTTGTTATTGCCACCTATATCGTCGGTTGGCTTAATCATGGCAACTGGCGGTTGCCGTTTCTCGTTTATCTGATTCCGGCGATACCTCTCGTATTGTCTGTGTTCCTGCGAGGCATTCCGAAAGCAGATCTCTATCCGGCTTCTGTAACACCGTCGCCCGACGTGAAAGCCACAGCCAAGGTCGCATCGAAGGCTTCTGTTGCCGGAGTTCCGGCAAAGGCCATACATGCCAAAGTCCCGGCCTACGTTAATGACGAAGAGAATGGAAAGCCGTGTCTTGTGAAGGATGGATTCATAATCTCACGTGTGTGGTCGCTCATTACCGTCTATTTCTTTGTCTGCTACGCGACTGTGATAGTCAGCTATTACACCCCGTTTCTCATGCAGTCCGATGGAATGAGTGACTCAGATGTCGGATCTGTAACCGCGATTTTCTTTCTTGCCGTCTTTCTCCCGGGCTTTATTCTGCCTTATGTCGTGAAGATGTTGAGACAGACCACACTGATTGCCTGCTCTATTGTCATGGCCGGCGGTATAATCCTCATGGTTGCAGGGCATAATTTCGGTGTGATGTGTGTGGCAGCTGTGCTTGTCGGATTCGGCTATGGAGTTTTCCAGCCTTTGATTTATGACAAGGCTACCCAGATAGTAACCGATCCGGCAAAATCGACTCTCGCATTGGCAATAGTGCTTGCAGCCAATTATGTCTCTGTAAGCGTCACGCCTTTCATTGTCGATGGCTTAAGGGATATTTTCGATCCTCACCATCTCAACAATGCTTTCCCGTTTATTCTGAATTCAGTCCTTCTCGGCATATTTACATTTATTGTAATCATATTTCGCAAGTCGTTCGTGTTCCGTATCGATCGTTCCTACTATTAA
- a CDS encoding DUF4292 domain-containing protein yields the protein MGKHENARHTLAPKPQKRKHRGTLSMERNRSIHMSFRFLGMEVASLMVTEDSIYAAYKLERIYFAESIRDLMGGFPATVGNVQDMILGRPFVLGENNVALSQCTLAGNGATWTITPDHSPLGMKYDFTIDTPTGNVELLTVNLPARSPITADYSDFDTSCTGPMAGNTSISAKTSKTTFTGEITLNPRKADWGKGYGKSWTVPKGYARVHAEDIIKKLNAKK from the coding sequence ATGGGAAAGCATGAAAATGCCCGTCACACTCTCGCTCCGAAGCCCCAAAAACGTAAGCATCGGGGAACATTGAGCATGGAGCGCAACCGCTCGATACACATGTCATTCCGCTTCCTCGGCATGGAAGTTGCATCGCTCATGGTCACGGAAGACAGCATCTATGCCGCCTACAAACTTGAAAGAATCTATTTTGCCGAAAGCATCCGCGACCTTATGGGCGGATTTCCGGCAACCGTAGGTAACGTGCAGGACATGATACTGGGACGACCGTTCGTGCTCGGAGAAAACAATGTCGCTCTTTCACAATGCACCCTTGCAGGCAATGGTGCGACATGGACCATCACTCCCGACCACAGCCCATTGGGCATGAAATATGACTTTACAATCGACACTCCTACCGGCAATGTCGAGCTTCTGACTGTCAATCTTCCGGCCCGGTCTCCTATAACCGCCGACTATTCCGACTTCGACACTTCCTGCACAGGACCTATGGCCGGAAACACCTCAATCTCAGCCAAAACATCAAAGACAACCTTCACGGGCGAAATCACTCTGAATCCCCGCAAGGCAGACTGGGGAAAAGGCTATGGCAAGTCATGGACAGTGCCAAAAGGCTATGCACGCGTGCATGCTGAAGATATCATAAAGAAGCTAAACGCGAAAAAATAA
- a CDS encoding porin, with translation MNTFTRFIVFCPALAIVPSVFGQTHSLTPEYQEVTIVNPQSGVSSDTTVINVYNIFLENAPKSFKVPGAPRFAIEGKDRKFYLGIGGTAKATLSYDWGNPIDNAYDFTTSAIPMTQRPGDGGLVQATAATSGLFVNFVAMPGDKNQLGVYFNFNLTGNGNDYGFNLCYAYIKYRGFTVGYDYSLFSDMAAAPPSIDNEGPCGFTAIPNGVIDYRYNINSKWSVAIGAEMPMVSATTGENTYVVNQRVPDIPAYVQYSWGGGESWLRFSGIMRNMLYRDELSGKNRDQLGWGVKMSGSASVSPFITAYYQAAYGKGITSYFQDLYEGGLDMVPSGDGSLKAVKAWGGYLGLQYNISPKVYATTTYSHVRNYARDYSGGSTAWSGQYKYAQYALANIMWNITPQISTGLEYIYGRRVDMDGMSRHDNRIQTMLQVTF, from the coding sequence ATGAATACTTTTACACGTTTCATCGTTTTTTGTCCGGCCTTGGCTATCGTGCCTTCTGTATTCGGACAGACACATTCCCTCACTCCTGAGTATCAGGAAGTGACTATAGTTAACCCGCAGTCAGGAGTATCATCAGATACCACTGTCATCAATGTCTATAACATATTCCTTGAGAATGCGCCTAAATCATTTAAAGTTCCGGGTGCGCCTCGGTTTGCAATCGAGGGTAAGGACAGGAAGTTTTATCTTGGCATCGGTGGAACAGCCAAAGCCACTCTTTCGTATGATTGGGGTAATCCGATTGACAACGCCTACGATTTCACGACATCAGCCATACCTATGACACAACGTCCCGGAGACGGTGGTCTTGTGCAGGCAACGGCTGCGACGAGCGGTCTGTTTGTCAACTTCGTCGCAATGCCCGGTGATAAAAATCAGCTTGGAGTATATTTTAATTTCAATCTGACGGGTAATGGAAATGACTATGGCTTCAATCTCTGCTATGCCTATATAAAATATCGTGGCTTCACTGTCGGTTATGACTATAGCCTGTTCTCGGATATGGCGGCCGCTCCACCGAGCATAGATAATGAAGGCCCTTGTGGATTCACGGCCATACCTAACGGAGTCATAGACTATCGCTATAATATCAATTCAAAATGGAGTGTGGCTATAGGCGCTGAGATGCCTATGGTCTCGGCCACAACCGGCGAGAATACTTATGTAGTGAATCAGCGTGTCCCTGACATACCCGCTTATGTGCAGTATTCGTGGGGTGGTGGCGAGAGCTGGCTTCGTTTCTCAGGTATAATGCGCAATATGCTTTATCGTGATGAGCTTTCCGGCAAAAACAGGGATCAGCTTGGCTGGGGAGTGAAAATGAGCGGAAGCGCTTCAGTCTCTCCATTTATAACGGCATATTATCAGGCTGCCTATGGAAAGGGTATTACAAGTTATTTTCAAGATTTGTATGAAGGAGGACTTGACATGGTTCCCTCAGGAGACGGCTCTCTGAAAGCTGTCAAGGCTTGGGGCGGTTATCTCGGTCTTCAGTACAACATATCGCCAAAAGTATATGCGACAACTACCTACAGTCATGTGCGCAACTATGCCCGGGATTATTCCGGCGGTTCTACAGCGTGGAGCGGACAGTACAAGTATGCGCAATATGCGTTGGCAAATATAATGTGGAACATTACGCCACAGATTTCGACCGGTCTCGAATATATCTATGGCCGTCGTGTGGATATGGATGGCATGTCGCGTCACGACAACCGCATACAGACCATGCTTCAGGTTACATTCTGA
- the gadC gene encoding putative glutamine/gamma-aminobutyrate antiporter GadC produces the protein MATSTSPRSSSDKPKVNKPSAALISTGAMTVMIITTVVSLRGLPSQAEFGIQSIFYYLFAAIVFLIPFSLVCAELASTYTHSGGLYRWVSEAFGPRWGWTAMYLEWQTLVIWFPAVLMFAAVSLAYIFWPESFDAKLSANKIYTLIVVLAVYWITNFIAFRGMKSSKILSTLGGLFGTIVPGAILIILGVAYLCMGKPIMLTHESFFPDFTKIGTIVLAASIFLFYGGMEMNAVHVQNMSNPARQFPRAIFLAVAVIVLIFVFATLAIGFVVPAKDINLLASLLVAYNDLWASIGVPWLGNVMALLITFGVIGQVSVIIAGPSTGLVAVGESGYLPRGLQKTNSRGVNKPILYVQAIFVSLLSLVLVVLPSVESAYQVMSQMATVIYLILVLMIYFAFIRLRHTQPQKHRGFRIPGGKFGEVVVGGIGILGAIVAMILSFFPPSQINTGSPVVYVLIILCGAVLFFCVPLIVFAKRKPSWRNPQADFYPFDWQIENREPSQPSKWSADYQPTPADIAATDARILAEENGASRSEAEALAAEAAKAYNDSANPQAVAYEIFNKNKGGTAK, from the coding sequence ATGGCTACTTCAACTTCACCACGGTCATCCTCTGACAAACCTAAGGTGAATAAGCCATCGGCGGCTTTGATATCGACAGGAGCGATGACAGTAATGATCATCACGACTGTGGTCAGTCTCCGTGGACTTCCATCGCAGGCAGAGTTTGGCATTCAGTCAATTTTCTACTATCTGTTTGCCGCAATCGTTTTTCTGATTCCGTTTTCTCTTGTTTGTGCCGAGCTTGCTTCGACCTATACTCATTCCGGTGGCCTTTATCGTTGGGTTTCGGAAGCCTTTGGCCCTCGTTGGGGATGGACGGCAATGTATCTTGAATGGCAGACTCTTGTAATATGGTTTCCTGCTGTCCTCATGTTTGCAGCCGTGTCGCTCGCCTATATATTCTGGCCGGAATCTTTTGACGCGAAGCTGTCGGCCAATAAGATTTACACACTGATTGTTGTGCTTGCGGTCTATTGGATAACTAACTTTATCGCTTTTAGGGGCATGAAGTCCTCGAAGATTCTGAGCACGCTCGGAGGTCTTTTCGGCACCATAGTGCCCGGTGCGATTCTGATTATTCTTGGTGTCGCATATCTGTGCATGGGCAAACCTATCATGCTGACCCATGAATCTTTCTTTCCTGATTTTACAAAAATCGGCACAATCGTACTCGCTGCATCGATTTTCCTGTTCTACGGTGGTATGGAGATGAATGCCGTCCATGTGCAGAACATGAGTAATCCTGCCCGTCAGTTCCCGCGTGCGATTTTCCTTGCGGTCGCTGTCATCGTGCTCATATTTGTCTTCGCTACTCTTGCAATCGGTTTTGTCGTTCCTGCGAAGGATATAAATCTTCTCGCCTCGCTGCTGGTTGCCTACAATGACCTCTGGGCATCCATCGGAGTGCCTTGGCTTGGAAATGTGATGGCATTGCTGATCACTTTCGGTGTGATAGGTCAGGTGAGTGTCATCATTGCAGGCCCGTCGACAGGTCTTGTAGCGGTCGGTGAGAGCGGTTATCTTCCGCGTGGTCTCCAGAAGACCAATTCGCGAGGTGTCAATAAACCGATTCTTTACGTTCAGGCCATTTTTGTGAGCCTGCTTTCGCTGGTGCTCGTCGTGCTTCCATCGGTTGAATCAGCCTATCAGGTTATGTCGCAGATGGCTACTGTCATCTATCTGATACTTGTATTGATGATTTATTTTGCATTTATCAGATTGCGTCACACTCAGCCGCAGAAACATCGCGGTTTCCGTATTCCGGGTGGTAAATTCGGAGAAGTCGTAGTCGGTGGTATTGGAATTCTTGGTGCGATTGTTGCCATGATTCTTAGCTTTTTCCCGCCTTCGCAGATTAACACCGGCAGTCCGGTAGTTTATGTGCTCATAATTCTCTGTGGAGCTGTCCTGTTTTTCTGTGTTCCTCTGATTGTATTTGCCAAACGTAAGCCGTCATGGCGTAATCCGCAGGCTGATTTCTATCCTTTCGACTGGCAGATTGAGAACCGTGAGCCTTCACAGCCGTCAAAATGGAGTGCCGATTATCAGCCGACACCGGCCGACATTGCTGCTACGGATGCGAGAATTCTTGCCGAGGAAAACGGAGCGAGCCGGTCGGAGGCAGAGGCTCTTGCCGCAGAGGCAGCCAAAGCTTACAATGATTCAGCCAATCCACAGGCGGTAGCTTATGAGATTTTCAATAAAAACAAAGGCGGCACAGCGAAGTGA
- a CDS encoding murein hydrolase activator EnvC family protein: protein MFPVNGKYKIVRPFGRQPHPTLRHVETDNSGIDIEVAPGSTARSIFAGTVSAIFKQDGFNSIVMIRHGRYISIYAGLGSVSVRSGDYVKAGHTLGIIHSDPDDSDRTILHFEIRNERQKLNPSQWVR, encoded by the coding sequence TTGTTCCCGGTCAACGGAAAGTATAAAATAGTACGTCCTTTCGGCCGTCAGCCCCACCCGACCCTACGCCACGTCGAAACCGACAATTCAGGTATCGACATCGAAGTCGCACCCGGCAGCACAGCTCGCTCGATATTTGCCGGAACAGTATCGGCTATATTCAAGCAGGACGGTTTCAACTCCATCGTAATGATCCGTCACGGACGCTATATCTCAATTTATGCGGGACTCGGAAGCGTGAGTGTCAGAAGCGGTGACTATGTGAAAGCCGGACACACTTTGGGCATAATCCACTCCGACCCCGATGACAGCGACAGAACTATACTCCACTTCGAAATACGCAATGAGCGCCAGAAACTTAACCCATCGCAATGGGTACGGTAG
- a CDS encoding DEAD/DEAH box helicase: MKTFEELGVNEPLRKAVEELGFESPMPVQERVIPRLLGDAHDIIALAQTGTGKTAAFGLPVLQRIDPDINRPQALILAPTRELCLQIGSDLADFSKYVPDVKVLPVYGGSSIESQIRMLKKGVQVIVATPGRLIDLIKRGVVKLNDVHTVVLDEADEMLNMGFLESLEQILSYVPEERKMLLFSATMPPDILKIAKRYMKDYEEIVVGSRNEGAENVRHLYYIVNARDKYLALKRIVDNSPNIYAIVFCRTRRDTQEIADNLIRDGYNAEALHGDLSQQQRDIVMKKFRDHVVPLLVATDVAARGLDVDSLTHVINYGLPDDTAVYTHRSGRTGRAGKSGVSIAIIHSREKGRLREIERIIGKTFEHKEVPTPEHIIEKQLYNLADRIERVKVNEEEIAAYLPGISRKLEWLSEEDLLKRVISLEFNRLLDYYKDAPKIDVIDVKPSKADRKRNKGEREHERPKNDKEKDRRTAERGMERIYINVGKRDGFFAGNLIDMLNKLVTGKRVDVGRIDLLPAYSLFDVKKADARKVVGALTGADFYGKRIHSEIADADRDYSKIADKRKGKKGNK, from the coding sequence ATGAAAACATTTGAAGAACTCGGCGTCAACGAGCCACTGCGCAAAGCCGTTGAAGAACTCGGATTTGAATCTCCGATGCCAGTGCAGGAACGTGTAATACCCCGTTTGCTCGGCGACGCACACGATATAATAGCCCTTGCCCAGACAGGCACAGGAAAAACGGCGGCATTCGGGCTGCCGGTGCTGCAACGCATTGACCCCGACATCAACCGGCCTCAGGCCTTGATTCTCGCACCGACACGCGAACTCTGTCTGCAGATCGGAAGCGACCTCGCAGACTTTTCAAAATATGTTCCCGATGTGAAAGTTCTCCCGGTCTACGGTGGCTCAAGTATCGAAAGCCAAATACGCATGCTGAAAAAAGGAGTGCAGGTCATAGTAGCGACTCCCGGACGTCTCATAGACCTCATCAAACGCGGTGTGGTCAAGCTCAATGACGTACATACCGTGGTGCTCGACGAAGCCGACGAGATGCTAAACATGGGATTCCTTGAATCACTCGAACAGATTCTTTCATACGTTCCAGAGGAACGCAAGATGCTTCTGTTTTCAGCGACAATGCCGCCGGATATCCTCAAGATAGCCAAACGCTACATGAAGGACTATGAGGAAATCGTAGTAGGCAGCCGCAACGAAGGAGCTGAAAACGTACGCCACCTATATTATATAGTGAACGCGCGTGACAAATATCTCGCCCTTAAACGAATTGTCGACAACTCTCCTAACATATATGCGATAGTCTTCTGCCGCACACGTCGCGACACACAGGAAATTGCCGACAACCTCATACGCGACGGATATAACGCCGAAGCCCTCCACGGCGACCTCTCGCAACAGCAGCGCGACATAGTGATGAAAAAATTCCGCGACCATGTAGTCCCGCTGCTCGTTGCCACCGACGTTGCCGCACGAGGTCTCGATGTCGACAGCCTGACCCATGTCATCAACTACGGACTTCCTGACGATACAGCCGTCTATACCCACCGTTCAGGCCGTACAGGCCGTGCCGGAAAGTCAGGTGTATCAATCGCCATAATCCACTCCCGCGAAAAAGGACGGCTACGCGAAATCGAGCGTATAATCGGAAAGACGTTTGAACATAAGGAGGTCCCGACTCCGGAACATATTATCGAAAAGCAGCTCTACAATCTTGCAGACCGCATCGAGCGAGTCAAAGTCAACGAAGAAGAAATCGCCGCATATCTTCCGGGAATCTCCCGCAAACTGGAATGGCTCTCGGAGGAAGATTTGCTCAAACGAGTCATCTCTCTCGAATTCAACCGACTCCTCGACTACTACAAAGACGCGCCTAAAATCGATGTAATTGATGTTAAACCGTCGAAAGCCGACCGCAAACGCAACAAAGGCGAGCGGGAACATGAGCGTCCTAAAAACGACAAGGAGAAAGACCGCCGTACAGCCGAACGCGGCATGGAACGTATCTATATCAACGTCGGCAAACGCGACGGTTTCTTTGCAGGCAACCTCATCGATATGCTCAACAAGCTCGTCACCGGCAAGCGCGTTGACGTAGGCCGCATAGACCTACTGCCGGCCTATTCGCTCTTTGATGTGAAGAAGGCAGATGCCCGGAAAGTAGTCGGAGCGCTCACTGGTGCTGATTTCTATGGCAAACGCATTCACAGCGAAATCGCCGACGCTGACCGCGACTACTCCAAAATAGCAGATAAACGCAAAGGCAAAAAGGGTAACAAGTAA
- a CDS encoding phosphatidylserine decarboxylase — protein MADKKYSPVVQELADLIKENNWEDKFNQAIAKVVSYKIPGLSDIATIDDYLAYLEAYMHWVPAENKEGTHVYQHLFRSFFLLDQEPVKSLQTPCKPADRQPELTPLSKWMVDYCYGIGNWLDSPESITDDSVKSFYDCAVYNMDEYLEPRGGWKTFNQMFARHVKPGYRPIAAIDDDKIIVHPADACFGGQWEIRPDTHVRIKGLDWSIDELLEGSPYKDKFKGGMWCHSFLSWTDYHRQHAPLSGIVREARVIQGACYVDLVAVPDKVNPATNQVEAWRATAPDQAGYEFMQTRGLIVLETKYGYVAILPIAMPQVSSVVVTAEEGVALKKGDEISYFQFGGSDIVYLFSANMNVSMSAHKGTHYKVGTKIGEVYPVVEL, from the coding sequence ATGGCAGACAAGAAGTATTCACCCGTAGTACAAGAACTCGCTGACCTCATCAAAGAAAACAATTGGGAGGACAAATTCAATCAGGCTATCGCCAAAGTCGTGTCTTACAAGATTCCCGGATTGTCGGATATAGCCACGATAGATGACTATCTTGCCTATCTTGAGGCTTATATGCACTGGGTTCCTGCTGAAAACAAAGAAGGTACACACGTCTATCAACACCTGTTCCGTTCCTTCTTCCTGTTGGATCAGGAACCTGTCAAGTCTCTGCAGACTCCATGTAAACCGGCAGACAGGCAGCCCGAACTTACTCCGCTTTCAAAATGGATGGTCGACTATTGCTACGGAATCGGCAACTGGCTTGACAGTCCCGAATCGATTACCGACGACAGCGTGAAATCCTTCTATGACTGTGCGGTCTACAACATGGACGAGTATCTTGAGCCGCGAGGAGGCTGGAAGACATTCAACCAGATGTTTGCCCGTCACGTGAAACCCGGCTACCGTCCTATCGCTGCGATTGACGACGATAAGATTATCGTCCATCCGGCCGACGCTTGTTTCGGTGGCCAGTGGGAAATCCGTCCTGACACCCATGTACGTATCAAGGGTCTTGACTGGAGCATAGACGAGCTTCTTGAAGGTAGCCCCTATAAGGATAAATTCAAAGGCGGCATGTGGTGTCACTCGTTCCTTAGCTGGACCGACTATCATCGTCAGCATGCACCGCTTTCAGGCATTGTCCGTGAGGCACGTGTCATTCAGGGAGCATGCTATGTGGATCTCGTCGCTGTTCCTGACAAGGTAAATCCTGCCACCAATCAGGTTGAGGCATGGCGTGCGACAGCTCCTGACCAGGCCGGTTATGAATTCATGCAGACCCGTGGTCTGATTGTCCTTGAGACGAAATACGGATATGTAGCCATTCTGCCTATTGCGATGCCTCAGGTTTCGTCGGTTGTCGTTACGGCTGAAGAAGGTGTCGCCCTTAAGAAAGGTGATGAGATATCCTACTTCCAGTTCGGCGGATCGGATATTGTCTACCTCTTCTCTGCCAATATGAATGTTTCTATGTCTGCCCATAAGGGAACTCACTATAAAGTCGGCACAAAAATCGGAGAAGTCTATCCGGTGGTTGAACTCTGA
- a CDS encoding murein hydrolase activator EnvC family protein: MPQFSRFWIRCLTIIMMGLMLASSPADAQTHKKRSRTQRTTQRSSAQHRSMETVKKDKSTTERKISETSTKLQTNAKELNRQLNRLNSLNADIATTKNQVAGLRQHIDSLGSAINATADSIKILEGELESMRCAYVKAMKGLQPHTGAASDLSFIFSAETFSEAYSRIRYLRQFTAWRERKVENIHKAIDRIADRRAHLTNLRHSQDVAYRKAEQARQTLSRQQMESEEMVTKLRKEDSALRQSLNEQKRKAAALDRELDRLIAAEQARIAREEEAARRKAAEAERQRKKKEQAAIARKKNRGYPIAANRQKPIHRQLKKWLQPKRRHTKPHRPMPMRCPGHSHQTRENCCSRSTESIK; encoded by the coding sequence ATGCCACAGTTTTCAAGATTCTGGATCCGCTGTCTGACCATCATCATGATGGGGCTGATGCTTGCGTCGTCGCCGGCTGACGCACAGACTCATAAAAAGCGCTCACGCACACAACGTACGACACAGCGCAGCAGTGCCCAACACCGCTCAATGGAAACTGTGAAGAAAGACAAGAGCACAACAGAGCGTAAAATATCTGAGACTTCAACCAAACTCCAGACCAACGCCAAAGAGCTTAACCGACAGCTTAACAGACTAAACTCGCTCAACGCAGACATAGCCACCACCAAAAATCAGGTGGCGGGCCTACGGCAACATATCGACTCACTCGGTTCTGCTATAAACGCAACTGCTGATTCAATCAAGATTCTCGAAGGCGAGCTTGAGAGCATGCGTTGTGCATACGTCAAAGCGATGAAAGGACTTCAGCCACACACAGGAGCCGCGAGCGACCTTTCATTCATTTTCTCTGCCGAGACTTTCTCCGAAGCCTACAGCCGCATCCGGTATCTGCGCCAGTTCACGGCATGGAGAGAGCGCAAGGTCGAGAATATCCACAAAGCAATCGACCGCATAGCCGACCGCCGTGCCCACCTCACAAATCTGCGCCACAGTCAGGACGTAGCATACCGCAAAGCCGAACAGGCAAGACAGACGCTATCACGCCAGCAGATGGAGTCGGAGGAAATGGTGACAAAACTACGCAAGGAAGACTCAGCCCTCCGTCAGTCGCTCAACGAACAAAAACGTAAAGCAGCCGCACTCGACAGAGAACTCGACCGACTTATCGCAGCAGAGCAGGCCCGTATAGCACGCGAGGAAGAAGCCGCGCGTCGCAAAGCCGCCGAAGCCGAACGGCAGAGAAAGAAAAAAGAACAGGCAGCAATAGCACGCAAAAAGAATAGGGGGTATCCCATAGCGGCGAATCGACAAAAGCCGATACACCGTCAGCTAAAGAAGTGGCTTCAGCCAAAGCGACGACACACAAAGCCGCATCGACCGATGCCGATGCGCTGTCCGGGTCATTCGCATCAAACAAGGGAAAACTGTTGTTCCCGGTCAACGGAAAGTATAAAATAG